The Streptomyces sp. NBC_00344 genome includes a window with the following:
- a CDS encoding ABC transporter ATP-binding protein, with product MSMETTAWTQLHNVMNAQQDRRPFDPATLRRIAAFARPHSRRIGLFLLVSVATALLAVATPVLAGHVVNVIVSGGETTTVTRLAVLIALIALAESGLGLLNRWLSANLGEGLILDLRTAVFDHVQRMPVAFFTRTRTGALVSRLNNDVIGAQRAFSNTLSGVVSNVVTLLLTLVVMLGISWQITVLALVLLPVFVLPARRMGTRMARLQREAAEHNAAMGTRMTERFSAPGATLIKLFGRPADESAEFAARARRVRDIGVRTAMAQSAFISALTLVSALALSLVYGLGGYYTLRGHLQAGAVVSLALLLTRLYAPLTALAGARVEVMSALVSFERVFEVLDLEPLIAQKPDARPVPLGPVSVEFDAVRFGYPSADKVSLASLEEVAALDTRGSTEVLRGISFRAEPGQMVALVGSSGAGKSTIAQLLPRLYDVDSGAVRIGGVDVRDLTTDSIRGALGMVTQDGHLFHESVRANLLIARPAATEEDLWDALRRSRLDTLIATLPDGLDTVVGERGYRLSGGERQRLTIARLLLARQRVVILDEATAHLDNTSEAAVQEALGEALEGRTAVVIAHRLSTVRAADLILVVEDGRIVERGTHEELLVLGGRYGELYQTQFEPSRTATADLD from the coding sequence ATGAGTATGGAAACCACCGCGTGGACACAGCTCCACAACGTCATGAACGCGCAGCAGGACCGACGTCCCTTCGACCCTGCCACGCTACGGCGAATCGCCGCGTTCGCCCGGCCGCACAGCCGGCGTATCGGCTTGTTCCTCCTGGTGAGCGTCGCCACGGCACTCCTCGCGGTCGCCACCCCGGTCCTCGCGGGCCATGTGGTGAACGTGATCGTCAGCGGTGGCGAGACGACGACGGTGACGCGCCTGGCCGTGCTCATCGCCCTGATCGCCCTCGCCGAGTCGGGCCTCGGACTGTTGAACCGATGGCTTTCGGCGAACCTCGGAGAAGGACTGATCCTCGATCTGCGCACCGCTGTCTTCGACCATGTGCAGCGCATGCCGGTCGCGTTCTTCACACGTACCCGTACGGGCGCACTCGTCAGCCGGCTCAACAACGATGTCATCGGGGCCCAACGGGCCTTCAGCAACACGCTGTCGGGTGTGGTCAGCAATGTGGTGACACTGCTGCTCACCCTTGTCGTGATGCTCGGCATCTCCTGGCAGATCACGGTGCTCGCCCTGGTGCTGCTCCCGGTCTTCGTGCTGCCGGCCCGCCGGATGGGCACCCGGATGGCGCGGCTCCAGCGCGAAGCGGCCGAGCACAACGCGGCCATGGGAACCCGGATGACCGAGCGCTTCTCGGCGCCCGGGGCAACCTTGATCAAACTCTTCGGCCGACCGGCGGACGAGTCCGCCGAGTTCGCCGCCCGGGCACGCCGGGTGCGCGACATCGGGGTGCGCACGGCGATGGCGCAGTCGGCGTTCATCTCCGCACTCACCCTTGTGTCCGCGCTCGCGCTGTCCCTTGTGTACGGACTTGGTGGTTACTACACGCTGCGCGGGCATCTGCAGGCGGGTGCCGTCGTCTCCCTCGCGCTGCTCCTCACCCGGCTCTACGCACCGCTCACCGCTCTGGCCGGGGCACGCGTCGAGGTGATGAGCGCGCTTGTCAGCTTCGAGCGGGTGTTCGAAGTGCTCGACCTCGAGCCGCTCATCGCCCAGAAGCCGGACGCGCGGCCCGTCCCACTGGGTCCGGTGTCCGTGGAGTTCGACGCTGTGCGCTTCGGATACCCGTCCGCCGACAAGGTGTCGCTCGCCTCGCTGGAGGAGGTGGCCGCTCTGGACACCCGCGGCAGCACCGAAGTGCTCCGCGGGATCTCCTTCCGCGCCGAGCCCGGCCAGATGGTGGCACTGGTCGGCTCCTCCGGCGCGGGAAAGTCGACCATTGCCCAACTGCTGCCGCGGTTGTACGACGTCGACTCCGGCGCTGTCCGCATCGGCGGTGTCGACGTCCGCGATCTGACCACCGACTCCATCCGCGGCGCTCTCGGCATGGTCACGCAGGACGGCCACCTGTTTCACGAGTCGGTCCGCGCCAACTTGCTGATCGCCCGCCCGGCAGCCACCGAGGAGGACCTGTGGGACGCCCTGCGGCGCTCCCGTCTGGACACCCTGATCGCCACGCTGCCCGACGGACTGGACACGGTGGTCGGCGAGCGCGGCTACCGGCTTTCCGGCGGTGAGCGTCAACGGCTCACCATCGCGAGGCTGTTGCTCGCACGTCAGCGTGTCGTCATCCTTGATGAAGCCACCGCACACCTCGACAACACGTCGGAGGCGGCAGTCCAGGAGGCGCTCGGCGAGGCACTCGAAGGCCGCACCGCGGTGGTGATCGCGCACCGCCTGTCCACCGTACGGGCAGCGGACCTGATCCTGGTGGTGGAGGACGGTCGCATCGTCGAGCGGGGTACGCACGAGGAACTTCTGGTGCTCGGAGGCCGTTACGGCGAGCTGTACCAGACCCAGTTCGAGCCTTCCCGCACCGCGACGGCGGATCTCGACTGA